Proteins encoded within one genomic window of Rhododendron vialii isolate Sample 1 chromosome 1a, ASM3025357v1:
- the LOC131328336 gene encoding disease resistance protein BAK6-like, with product MDDMFLPGKLRLQPHNFKTLLMNLTQLENLKLTGVNISSGLPDSLLNLSSLATLDLVETGLNGKLPDSIGYLGVLNYLDLSSNELSGPLPESLGNFTRITVLSLWEKDLNGQVPSTLSNLEQLSDLHIFCNSFNGTIPEFFSGITSLLK from the coding sequence ATGGATGATATGTTCCTGCCTGGTAAACTAAGACTTCAACCGCACAATTTCAAAACCCTGCTCATGAACCTGACCCAACTAGAAAACCTGAAGCTTACTGGAGTAAACATATCTTCAGGTCTACCTGATTCCTTGCTGAATTTGTCCTCTCTAGCGACTCTCGACCTTGTTGAGACCGGACTCAATGGAAAACTACCCGATTCAATTGGCTATCTTGGGGTTTTAAATTACTTGGATCTCTCTTCCAACGAACTATCTGGGCCTCTTCCTGAGTCGCTTGGAAATTTCACGAGGATTACTGTACTAAGTTTATGGGAAAAAGATTTGAACGGTCAAGTCCCATCTACTCTCTCAAATCTTGAGCAACTCAGCGATCTCCATATTTTTTGCAACAGTTTCAATGGTACAATTCCCGAGTTCTTTTCTGGCATTACCTCTTTATTAAAGTAA
- the LOC131302517 gene encoding uncharacterized protein LOC131302517, which produces MSCSRGRMDQFHSLLSDCEFMDLEFKGPSYTWSNNQEGENNIRIRLDHALATVEWRNLFPLAQVLHELKVGSDHCPLLVKCRVPLKKDPFTFKFESKWSTHVDCAQVIGRAWSEPHRGSDLFGLAQKLKKCKQALLDWSKKVFGKDRMRLKLLQERLKFVQAEAFSQENLQRERELVKEMEVLYLREEMALH; this is translated from the exons ATGTCGTGTAGTAGAGGAAGAATGGACCAGTTTCATAGTCTTCTGTCGGACTGTGAATTTATGGATTTGGAATTCAAAGGTCCCAGTTATACGTGGTCTAATAATCAGGAGGGGGAGAACAACATTCGTATCCGATTAGATCATGCTCTGGCAACAGTGGAATGGCGTAATTTGTTCCCTCTTGCTCAGGTCTTGCATGAACTAAAAGTGGGTTCTGATCATTGCCCTCTCTTAGTGAAGTGCAGAGTCCCTCTTAAGAAGGATCCTTTTACTTTCAAGTTTGAATCCAAATGGTCCACTCACGTTGATTGCGCTCAAGTTATTGGTAGGGCTTGGAGTGAGCCTCACAGGGGTTCTGATCTTTTCGGACTTGCTCAGAAACTGAAAAAGTGTAAACAAGCATTACTAGATTGGAGTAAGAAAGTATTTGGGAAAGATAGAATGAGGCTAAAGCTGTTGCAAGAGAGACTCAAGTTTGTCCAAGCAGAGGCCTTTTCTCAGGAGAATTTGCAAAGAGAAAGGGAATTGGTGAAGGAAATGGAG GTTCTGTATCTTAGGGAGGAGATGGCCCTTCATTAA